The nucleotide sequence TTTCGAAGTCTTCGCATTTGCTATTTTGCCGAAAATTGAGTAATCTATTCCTTGAAGAATTTGTGATAGTGCCAGCTGGTCCCTTCTACGAGCAAGTTCATCAGCTCCTTGTTGCAAACCAGACTCCACATAGCTCCAGATGTTGTGAGCTTTAAGATGTGTTGTCATCATAAATTCCCAATAATTGAAATCTAATTCATAATTCAATTTAGGACCGGAccaaacgatattgaaattattgTTTGACATATCTTTCTCAGAATATGCTTACAATAATTTCGACACAATGAGAACTCTTTTGTTCCTCACACACTTAGACTATTTTTGACACTGACACTTGC is from Medicago truncatula cultivar Jemalong A17 chromosome 1, MtrunA17r5.0-ANR, whole genome shotgun sequence and encodes:
- the LOC112418734 gene encoding uncharacterized protein, whose translation is MSNNNFNIVWSGPKLNYELDFNYWEFMMTTHLKAHNIWSYVESGLQQGADELARRRDQLALSQILQGIDYSIFGKIANAKTSKEAWDILKLSHKGVEKAQKSKLQSLRREYERYRDCAGEIERS